Proteins encoded in a region of the Streptomyces akebiae genome:
- a CDS encoding DUF397 domain-containing protein: MAIQQGATDRWVKSSYSQGNGACVEIKSPVLSTMAVRDSKVTDGPTLAFPADAWNTFVSSVKA, translated from the coding sequence ATGGCAATTCAGCAAGGCGCCACGGACAGGTGGGTCAAGTCCTCCTACTCCCAGGGAAACGGCGCGTGCGTCGAGATCAAGTCCCCCGTCCTGTCCACCATGGCGGTCCGGGACTCCAAGGTCACCGACGGCCCCACCCTGGCGTTCCCCGCCGACGCGTGGAACACCTTCGTCTCCTCGGTCAAGGCCTGA
- a CDS encoding helix-turn-helix domain-containing protein, producing the protein MASNVNPTVRRRRLGQELRRLRELKGMTAEEVAERLLVSQSKISRLENGRRSISQRDVRDLCGVYEVEDQRVVDSLMQMAKDSRQQGWWHAFGDVPYSVYIGLETDAESLRVYDPQVVPGLLQSRPYAEAIIRGALPETSTTEIDKRVEVRIRRQDRVTTDTNPLRLWTVLDEAALRRVVGSRSVMREQLEHLIELSQVPHVTVQVLPFEVGAHPGINGQYAILEFVDAADSSVVYIEGVTSDLYLEKPHDVQKYTVMYEHLRAQALNVEQSRQFIENVAKEYAR; encoded by the coding sequence GTGGCGTCCAATGTCAATCCCACCGTCAGGCGACGCCGGTTGGGCCAGGAGCTGCGTCGGCTCCGCGAGCTCAAGGGCATGACCGCCGAAGAGGTCGCCGAGCGACTGCTGGTCTCCCAGTCGAAGATCAGCCGCCTGGAGAACGGCCGCCGCTCCATCAGCCAGCGCGACGTCCGCGACCTCTGCGGTGTCTACGAGGTCGAGGACCAGAGAGTCGTCGACTCCCTGATGCAGATGGCCAAGGACTCCCGCCAGCAGGGCTGGTGGCACGCGTTCGGGGACGTACCGTACAGCGTCTACATCGGTCTGGAGACCGACGCGGAATCGCTGCGGGTCTACGATCCCCAGGTCGTCCCCGGGCTGCTGCAGAGCCGCCCGTACGCCGAGGCCATCATCAGAGGCGCGCTGCCCGAGACGTCGACGACCGAGATCGACAAGCGCGTGGAAGTGCGCATACGGCGCCAGGACCGTGTCACCACCGACACCAACCCGCTGCGGCTGTGGACGGTGCTGGACGAGGCGGCCCTGCGCCGCGTGGTGGGCTCCCGGTCGGTGATGCGCGAACAGCTGGAGCACCTCATCGAGTTGTCCCAGGTCCCCCATGTCACGGTCCAGGTGCTGCCGTTCGAGGTCGGAGCCCATCCGGGCATCAACGGCCAGTACGCCATCCTGGAGTTCGTCGACGCGGCCGATTCGAGCGTGGTGTACATCGAAGGGGTGACCAGCGACCTCTACCTGGAGAAGCCGCACGACGTGCAGAAGTACACCGTCATGTACGAGCATCTCCGGGCCCAGGCGCTGAACGTGGAGCAGTCACGGCAGTTCATCGAGAACGTCGCGAAGGAGTACGCGCGCTGA
- a CDS encoding GOLPH3/VPS74 family protein — MGMSRRTLPEELLLLALDPATGTTAQPQSLDLGLAGAQLVELALAGRIAPDGDRIAVVSPRPTGDPTLDCALELLRRRGAPVRAIHWIGGPRLGLRQTYLSHLERCGMVHAVAGQMCGVLPTTRYQASQTEISREIRARLDSAIRTGVPPDPRTAALAALAHAVGLGKHLYPGNEGRSSRSRLRDLIRHDPMGGLVAHAVMDVQNGVAAQPRRSPAPTGRQAAPGARPPAPEPARGVPMQPRRGSMARVVAH; from the coding sequence ATGGGCATGAGCCGCAGAACACTTCCGGAGGAGCTTCTGCTACTGGCGCTGGACCCGGCCACGGGTACCACCGCACAGCCGCAGTCGCTCGACCTTGGTCTGGCCGGAGCGCAGCTAGTGGAGCTGGCGCTGGCCGGACGGATAGCCCCAGACGGGGATCGTATCGCCGTGGTGTCCCCACGGCCGACTGGAGATCCGACTTTGGACTGCGCGTTGGAGTTGCTGCGAAGGCGTGGCGCTCCGGTACGTGCTATCCACTGGATTGGCGGGCCGCGTCTCGGGCTCCGCCAGACCTACCTCTCGCATCTGGAGCGGTGCGGCATGGTGCATGCCGTGGCGGGCCAGATGTGCGGAGTGCTGCCGACGACTCGCTACCAGGCGAGTCAGACCGAGATCAGCCGGGAGATACGAGCCCGACTGGACTCCGCGATCCGTACCGGCGTCCCGCCGGACCCGCGGACCGCGGCGCTCGCCGCCCTGGCGCACGCGGTCGGCCTCGGCAAGCACCTGTATCCGGGGAACGAGGGACGCTCGTCCCGCTCCCGGCTGCGGGACCTGATCCGGCACGACCCCATGGGTGGCCTGGTGGCCCACGCCGTCATGGACGTGCAGAACGGCGTGGCCGCACAGCCGCGTCGCAGCCCGGCACCGACCGGCCGTCAGGCCGCCCCCGGCGCCAGGCCGCCCGCACCGGAGCCCGCGCGCGGCGTTCCGATGCAGCCACGCCGTGGCTCGATGGCCCGCGTGGTGGCGCACTGA
- a CDS encoding D-alanyl-D-alanine carboxypeptidase, which produces MAGTSPDRSKRYESSTESTPGNEPAVPDPGGSVPGQSSGSPTPAPDPRLAMSRPSTPKTDQATAVFSRRALLEAAEAEGLKLDDATPDVAADADATGSGVAKTAGSRTAGTRRDEPESDRSDATDAEHPDEAGSDAAEADAAQAGAEEAGAEDSHGAQADAGTTRTEADGPEPTRAASEDTDTEPAAGDEVEDEDEDEDGGDAHPRERGAAAPTSEPDAAATPDGDETEDGAKAADAARAAAAGEEAGPEADGAPDGRETVDGAGEAAAGGPHGAGDARVAGDDVRHVTDQVTGQVTDGAPEADDVREAADDVREAAGGADEAADDAREFADDEPEPANGAPEAADGEPVPADGAPEAADDVPEARRDAREPADEEPVAADGGEAPQGPPAGDDESRTGGAGGGAVGDGGAEARRAVDQPTAIFRAPRVPAVDQPTTMLKLGDAVPKDAGPAKTDAAPRDAEPAKTDARPGRPDVSTGADGDKGADDGKGAHGDKGAHGDKGAQAGVGVDEPAPPAPAERTSKFVALKSLDESTTPRPPAGAPPAPAEATRTIPQVGPERTTQQPLPPKPPLDLLAELTNTPPPRQTPVRTIIRKVKIWTPLVILLVIVFAVAQAVRPLPTPALALTADASYAFEGDKVSLPWPDEGQGWMDVNGIGTMDSFGEQKPVAIGSVAKAMTAYVILKEHPMKPGSKGETIPVDAKAETEGGYDKDGESTLNTVKEGDQLSQYDAIAAIMIPSANNIARLLARWDSNGSQEAFVKKMNAAAKDLGMKNTTYTDPSGLKETTVSTAEDQVKLGNELVKMKALTDITRLPVWYDPSGQRWDNYNRLVPYNNAIGIKTGSTTAAGGNLLFAGTQEVGGETAIVVGAILGQHTPPIIDTVNAVSKTAMIAAQDALTSDTILKKGDVVGYVDDGLGGHTPVVATKNVSAVGWAGKTVKLELDASATIPHEAESGTVVGTLIVGDGAGEGVEVPVALQKPLTEPGFLTKLTRVS; this is translated from the coding sequence GTGGCGGGCACGTCCCCCGACAGGTCGAAGCGGTACGAGTCGTCGACGGAGTCGACGCCGGGGAACGAGCCAGCGGTTCCGGACCCCGGAGGCTCGGTCCCGGGCCAGTCCTCCGGCTCCCCCACGCCCGCCCCGGACCCACGCCTCGCGATGTCCCGGCCCTCCACGCCGAAGACCGACCAGGCGACAGCGGTCTTCTCCCGCCGAGCGCTCCTTGAGGCGGCGGAGGCGGAGGGCCTGAAGCTGGACGACGCGACACCGGACGTGGCCGCGGATGCGGACGCGACGGGTTCAGGGGTGGCGAAGACCGCCGGGTCCAGGACCGCCGGGACGCGGCGGGACGAGCCGGAGTCCGACCGATCCGACGCGACGGACGCCGAGCACCCGGACGAGGCCGGATCGGACGCGGCTGAGGCGGACGCGGCTCAGGCGGGTGCCGAGGAGGCGGGTGCCGAGGACTCGCACGGGGCTCAGGCGGACGCCGGCACCACGCGGACGGAGGCCGACGGGCCCGAACCGACCAGGGCCGCCTCCGAGGACACCGACACGGAACCGGCGGCCGGGGACGAGGTCGAGGACGAGGACGAGGACGAGGACGGTGGTGACGCTCACCCGCGCGAGCGGGGTGCCGCCGCGCCCACGTCTGAGCCCGACGCCGCAGCCACCCCCGACGGAGACGAGACCGAGGACGGCGCGAAGGCCGCCGATGCCGCTCGGGCGGCCGCTGCGGGGGAGGAGGCGGGCCCGGAGGCCGATGGGGCCCCCGACGGACGGGAGACCGTTGACGGCGCGGGAGAGGCCGCTGCCGGCGGTCCCCACGGTGCCGGCGACGCACGCGTGGCGGGTGACGACGTACGGCATGTCACCGATCAAGTCACCGGTCAGGTCACCGATGGCGCACCGGAAGCCGACGACGTACGCGAAGCCGCCGACGACGTACGCGAAGCCGCTGGTGGCGCGGACGAAGCCGCTGACGACGCGCGCGAGTTTGCCGACGACGAACCGGAACCCGCCAATGGCGCACCGGAAGCGGCCGATGGCGAACCGGTCCCCGCCGATGGCGCACCGGAAGCGGCCGACGACGTACCCGAAGCCCGCCGTGACGCACGTGAACCCGCCGACGAGGAACCGGTGGCCGCCGACGGTGGGGAAGCCCCGCAAGGGCCACCCGCGGGTGACGACGAAAGTCGCACGGGTGGTGCGGGTGGGGGCGCGGTGGGCGATGGCGGAGCCGAGGCGCGGCGGGCCGTGGACCAGCCGACCGCGATCTTCCGGGCCCCCAGGGTGCCCGCGGTGGACCAGCCCACCACCATGCTCAAGCTGGGCGACGCCGTCCCCAAGGACGCCGGGCCCGCCAAGACCGACGCCGCCCCCCGGGACGCCGAGCCCGCCAAGACCGACGCCCGCCCCGGCCGCCCCGACGTCTCCACCGGTGCTGACGGCGACAAGGGCGCGGACGACGGCAAGGGTGCCCACGGCGACAAGGGTGCCCACGGCGACAAGGGTGCCCAGGCCGGCGTCGGCGTGGACGAGCCCGCGCCCCCCGCCCCCGCCGAGCGCACCAGCAAGTTCGTCGCCCTGAAGTCGCTGGACGAGTCCACGACGCCCAGGCCCCCCGCGGGGGCACCCCCCGCCCCGGCGGAGGCGACGCGGACCATCCCGCAGGTGGGCCCGGAGCGGACGACGCAGCAGCCGCTGCCCCCGAAGCCGCCGCTGGACCTGCTGGCGGAGCTGACGAACACGCCCCCACCGCGCCAGACGCCGGTGCGGACGATCATCCGCAAGGTCAAGATCTGGACCCCGCTGGTGATCCTGCTGGTGATCGTATTCGCGGTCGCACAGGCTGTACGCCCGCTCCCCACCCCCGCCCTGGCCCTCACCGCTGACGCGTCGTACGCCTTCGAGGGCGACAAGGTCTCCCTGCCGTGGCCCGACGAGGGCCAGGGCTGGATGGACGTCAACGGCATCGGCACGATGGACAGCTTCGGCGAACAGAAGCCGGTGGCCATCGGCTCCGTCGCCAAGGCGATGACCGCGTACGTCATCCTCAAGGAACACCCGATGAAGCCGGGTTCGAAGGGTGAGACCATCCCCGTCGACGCCAAGGCGGAGACCGAGGGCGGCTACGACAAGGACGGCGAGTCCACGCTCAACACCGTCAAGGAGGGCGACCAGCTCTCCCAGTACGACGCGATCGCGGCCATCATGATTCCGTCCGCGAACAACATCGCCCGACTGCTCGCCCGTTGGGACAGCAACGGTTCGCAGGAGGCGTTCGTCAAGAAGATGAACGCCGCCGCCAAGGACCTCGGCATGAAGAACACGACGTACACCGACCCGTCCGGCCTGAAGGAGACGACCGTCTCCACCGCCGAGGACCAGGTCAAGCTCGGCAACGAGCTGGTGAAGATGAAGGCCCTGACGGACATCACCAGGCTGCCCGTCTGGTACGACCCCTCGGGCCAGCGCTGGGACAACTACAACCGGCTCGTCCCGTACAACAACGCCATCGGCATCAAGACCGGCTCCACCACGGCCGCCGGCGGCAACCTCCTCTTCGCGGGCACGCAGGAGGTCGGCGGTGAGACGGCGATCGTCGTCGGCGCGATCCTCGGCCAGCACACTCCGCCGATCATCGACACGGTCAACGCGGTCAGCAAGACCGCCATGATCGCCGCCCAGGACGCGCTGACCTCCGACACGATCCTGAAGAAGGGCGACGTCGTCGGATACGTCGACGACGGGCTCGGCGGCCACACCCCGGTCGTGGCGACGAAGAACGTCTCGGCGGTCGGCTGGGCGGGCAAGACCGTCAAGCTCGAACTCGACGCGAGCGCGACCATCCCGCACGAGGCGGAGTCGGGCACCGTGGTCGGCACACTGATCGTCGGCGACGGCGCAGGCGAGGGCGTCGAGGTTCCCGTCGCCCTCCAGAAGCCCCTCACCGAGCCCGGCTTCCTCACGAAGCTGACCCGCGTGAGCTGA
- a CDS encoding MerR family transcriptional regulator: MDDLLTIGAFASRARLSAKALRLYDRLGLLPPAYVDEVNGYRYYRAGQVERARLVALLRQLDMPLARIAEVVGLVERDGTRAAERLAAYWAGAEERFASQRTLVAYLRGRLSGTESGMEETYGAFTVETVDIGPQVLLTQSRHTLADELPAWIGASLGRLEEGAAACGGVTGAPFVVYHSEVSMESDGPAESCVPVADEGAARAWAAEHGRAWETTVRVEPAARLAYTRISKAQVAHPQILAAFEAVERWIAARGLRVTGPCREIYFADWDAAGPEDPVCDVAFPVAS, from the coding sequence ATGGACGACCTGCTCACCATCGGTGCCTTCGCCTCCCGCGCACGGCTGTCGGCGAAGGCGCTGCGGCTGTACGACCGGCTGGGGCTGCTCCCTCCGGCGTACGTCGACGAGGTGAACGGCTACCGGTACTACCGGGCCGGCCAGGTCGAACGTGCCCGGCTGGTGGCCCTGCTGCGGCAGCTCGACATGCCTCTCGCGCGGATCGCCGAGGTCGTGGGCCTCGTCGAGCGGGACGGCACGCGGGCCGCCGAGCGGCTGGCCGCGTACTGGGCCGGGGCCGAGGAACGGTTCGCGTCCCAGCGGACCCTGGTCGCCTACCTCCGTGGACGGTTGTCAGGAACGGAGTCAGGCATGGAAGAGACGTACGGGGCTTTCACGGTCGAAACGGTCGACATCGGCCCTCAGGTGCTGCTGACCCAGTCACGGCACACCCTCGCGGACGAGCTGCCCGCATGGATCGGGGCGTCGCTCGGACGGCTGGAGGAGGGCGCCGCGGCCTGTGGAGGGGTCACCGGGGCGCCGTTCGTCGTGTACCACTCCGAGGTGTCGATGGAGAGCGACGGGCCCGCGGAGTCGTGTGTGCCGGTGGCCGACGAGGGTGCCGCACGGGCCTGGGCCGCCGAACACGGGCGGGCCTGGGAGACCACGGTGCGCGTGGAGCCGGCGGCGCGGCTCGCGTACACCCGGATCAGCAAGGCCCAGGTGGCCCATCCGCAGATCCTCGCGGCGTTCGAGGCGGTCGAGCGGTGGATCGCCGCGCGGGGTCTGCGGGTCACCGGGCCGTGCCGCGAGATCTACTTCGCGGACTGGGACGCGGCGGGCCCCGAGGACCCGGTGTGCGACGTGGCGTTCCCGGTCGCATCCTGA
- a CDS encoding glutathione peroxidase, with translation MTTDNAAPSVLDVQIDALKGGPADLAQYAGQAVLVVNVASKCGLTPQYTGLEALQARYAAQGFTVLGVPCNQFLGQEPGSAEEIAEFCSATYGVTFPMTEKVEVNGEGRHALYERLVDHADAEGHTGDIRWNFEKFLIGRDGSVVARFSPQTEPESAELVAAVEKAIG, from the coding sequence ATGACTACTGACAACGCCGCCCCCTCCGTCCTGGACGTGCAGATCGACGCCCTCAAGGGCGGCCCCGCGGACCTCGCCCAGTACGCCGGCCAGGCCGTCCTCGTCGTGAACGTGGCCTCCAAGTGCGGTCTCACCCCCCAGTACACGGGCCTCGAAGCGCTCCAGGCCCGTTACGCGGCGCAGGGCTTCACCGTGCTCGGCGTGCCGTGCAACCAGTTCCTCGGGCAGGAGCCCGGCTCGGCCGAGGAGATCGCGGAGTTCTGCTCGGCGACGTACGGCGTCACCTTCCCGATGACCGAGAAGGTCGAGGTCAACGGGGAGGGCAGGCACGCCCTGTACGAGCGGCTCGTGGACCACGCGGACGCCGAGGGCCACACCGGCGACATCCGCTGGAACTTCGAGAAGTTCCTGATCGGCCGCGACGGCTCGGTCGTCGCGCGCTTCTCGCCGCAGACCGAGCCCGAGTCGGCGGAGCTGGTCGCCGCCGTGGAGAAGGCCATCGGCTGA
- a CDS encoding ArsR family transcriptional regulator, with product MGWWQVNADTLAGSRFVVSPLAETFASLKILHAGTGTHPGEQAWLRAHLPAYRAALAEDPLTALLIRAGLGQEWIADFLTPAPREGETFATEIARVRAADPAAARAHLTLSLRGPLPAALRRDDLPARAADLLTHVWEEAVRPYWERRRRVLEADVLARTARLGQGGWAAVLDAMRPGMRWLGENRLQVNLHEYPPREISGARLVFVPVTPQRTGWVAWEERERYAVVYPCSGVLADPGATPTDPAVPAVPSAPVVPPVPAVLGPLLGETRARVLVLLDSPKSTTQLCALTGQGLGSVGRHLRVLLDAGLVRRGRAGRSVLYVRTAAGEVLLRAGRGA from the coding sequence ATGGGCTGGTGGCAGGTCAACGCCGACACCCTCGCCGGCAGCCGGTTCGTCGTCTCGCCGCTCGCGGAGACGTTCGCGAGCCTGAAGATACTGCACGCCGGGACGGGCACGCATCCCGGGGAACAGGCCTGGCTGCGGGCCCATCTCCCGGCCTACCGGGCCGCGTTGGCCGAGGACCCGCTCACCGCCCTGCTGATCCGCGCCGGGCTCGGCCAGGAGTGGATCGCCGACTTCCTCACGCCCGCGCCGCGCGAGGGCGAGACGTTCGCCACCGAGATCGCCCGGGTCCGGGCCGCCGACCCGGCCGCCGCCCGCGCCCACCTCACCCTCTCCCTGCGTGGCCCCCTGCCCGCCGCCCTGCGCCGGGACGACCTGCCCGCCCGTGCAGCCGACCTCCTCACCCACGTGTGGGAGGAGGCCGTACGGCCGTACTGGGAGCGGCGGCGGCGCGTGCTGGAGGCCGATGTGCTCGCCCGGACCGCGCGGTTGGGGCAGGGCGGCTGGGCGGCCGTGCTGGACGCGATGCGACCGGGGATGCGGTGGCTCGGCGAGAACCGGCTCCAGGTCAATCTGCACGAGTACCCGCCGCGGGAGATCTCCGGGGCGCGGCTGGTCTTCGTGCCGGTCACGCCCCAGCGCACGGGGTGGGTGGCGTGGGAGGAGCGCGAGCGGTACGCCGTCGTGTACCCCTGCTCGGGCGTCCTCGCCGACCCCGGCGCCACCCCCACCGACCCCGCCGTCCCCGCCGTCCCCAGCGCTCCAGTCGTTCCCCCCGTCCCGGCCGTTCTGGGTCCTCTCCTCGGGGAGACCCGTGCCCGGGTCCTCGTCCTCCTCGACTCCCCCAAGAGCACGACTCAGCTCTGCGCCCTCACCGGTCAGGGCCTCGGCTCCGTCGGCCGCCATCTGAGGGTGCTGCTGGACGCCGGTCTCGTACGACGCGGGCGGGCCGGCCGCTCGGTGCTGTACGTGCGGACGGCGGCGGGAGAGGTGCTGCTGCGGGCGGGCCGGGGGGCGTGA
- a CDS encoding MFS transporter, protein MRGYQSLFRTREFTPLFVASSLQVAASTIGGLALGTSVYAATGSPLLSALSMFGPSLAQVIGATTLLSAADRLPPRATTTGLAVVFAASTASLALPGLPLWTVFAVIAAQGLVASLGGGVRWGLLNEILPGDGYPLGRSLFNMLHGLTQIAGYATGGALVALLSPAVTLLVSAALYAAAALCTALGLSRRAPRATGRPSVAETWRTNALLWSSAPRRRLFLGLWIPNGLVVGCESLFVAYAPDRAGLLFACAALGMLVGDVTVGRLLPPRVRDRLATPLLLLLATPYLLFALHPPTPAAACCATLASVGFGASLVQQRHLLTLTPPELTGHALGLHSAGMLTWQGLSATLAGTLAQLTSPATAMTLLAVASGTVTLGLWAAGRDERAGHTPPLSVS, encoded by the coding sequence ATGCGCGGCTATCAATCTCTCTTCCGTACAAGGGAGTTCACGCCTCTCTTCGTCGCCTCCTCCCTCCAGGTCGCGGCCTCCACGATCGGCGGCCTGGCCCTCGGCACCTCCGTCTACGCGGCGACCGGCTCCCCCCTCCTGTCCGCCCTCAGCATGTTCGGCCCGTCCCTCGCCCAGGTGATCGGCGCGACGACCCTGCTCTCGGCGGCGGACCGCCTGCCACCGAGGGCGACGACGACGGGTCTGGCCGTGGTCTTCGCGGCGAGCACGGCGTCCCTCGCCCTGCCCGGCCTGCCCCTGTGGACGGTCTTCGCGGTGATCGCGGCCCAGGGCCTGGTCGCCTCCCTCGGCGGAGGAGTCCGCTGGGGTCTGCTGAACGAGATCCTCCCCGGCGACGGCTATCCGCTCGGCCGCTCGCTGTTCAACATGTTGCACGGCCTGACGCAGATCGCCGGATACGCGACCGGCGGCGCCCTGGTGGCCCTCCTCTCCCCGGCGGTCACCCTGCTGGTGTCGGCGGCCCTGTACGCGGCGGCGGCCCTGTGTACCGCCCTCGGCCTGAGCCGCCGCGCCCCACGGGCCACCGGACGCCCGTCCGTCGCCGAGACCTGGCGCACGAACGCCCTCCTGTGGTCGTCCGCCCCGCGCCGCCGCCTCTTCCTGGGCCTGTGGATCCCCAACGGCCTCGTCGTCGGCTGCGAGTCGCTGTTCGTCGCGTACGCCCCCGACCGCGCGGGCCTCCTCTTCGCCTGCGCGGCGCTCGGCATGCTGGTCGGTGACGTGACGGTCGGCCGCCTCCTCCCGCCCCGGGTACGCGACCGCCTGGCCACCCCGCTCCTCCTGCTCCTGGCGACCCCGTACCTGCTGTTCGCCCTCCACCCGCCGACCCCCGCGGCGGCGTGCTGCGCCACCCTCGCCTCGGTCGGCTTCGGCGCGAGCCTGGTCCAGCAGCGCCACCTCCTCACCCTGACCCCACCCGAACTCACGGGCCACGCACTGGGGTTGCACTCCGCAGGCATGCTCACCTGGCAGGGCCTGAGCGCGACCCTGGCAGGCACGTTGGCTCAACTGACCTCCCCGGCAACGGCGATGACCCTGCTGGCGGTCGCCTCGGGGACGGTGACGCTGGGGCTGTGGGCGGCGGGGCGGGACGAGCGGGCAGGGCACACGCCGCCTCTGTCCGTGTCCTGA
- a CDS encoding sigma-70 family RNA polymerase sigma factor — protein sequence MTPPSLSRRPGGGAPAGKPGRKLGPIAEGVGRAHRAWLEPLRIRFLASGLTISELSDRSGWAKSKISELLRGTGRYPRWEITYGLLDVLDLPTWPMRRLWMAAALEARKKPDWIDGCIQSRRDQQRPNRPPGPGTALSTGPTVPPLEHRAFTELNRAAYLAYARLFVGEEEAREAVSETFDVLWFRWDEALASSDVVPFAWSVLRASVMARARHTDGHPELTRTAFDTVALSLLSTPTARFAQIEESMALFRAISRLPAHQLDVMVLTYLRGMDHAAVADVLGVPIASVHTADRYARKTLSAALHPQNDLGETPE from the coding sequence GTGACCCCGCCGTCCCTGTCGCGGCGGCCCGGAGGGGGCGCGCCGGCGGGTAAGCCGGGCCGGAAGCTGGGCCCGATAGCGGAGGGTGTGGGCAGAGCCCACCGGGCCTGGCTGGAGCCCCTGCGGATCCGGTTCCTGGCCAGCGGCCTGACGATCAGCGAGCTGAGCGACCGGTCGGGCTGGGCGAAGTCGAAGATCTCCGAACTGCTGCGCGGCACGGGCCGCTACCCGCGCTGGGAGATCACCTACGGTCTGCTGGACGTCCTCGACCTGCCGACCTGGCCGATGCGGCGGCTGTGGATGGCCGCCGCGCTGGAGGCGCGGAAGAAGCCGGACTGGATAGACGGCTGCATCCAGAGCCGCCGGGACCAGCAGCGCCCGAACCGGCCGCCCGGCCCCGGGACGGCCCTGTCGACCGGCCCGACCGTACCCCCGCTGGAGCATCGAGCGTTCACCGAACTCAACCGTGCCGCCTATCTCGCCTACGCCCGGCTCTTCGTGGGTGAGGAGGAGGCGCGCGAGGCGGTGTCGGAGACGTTCGACGTGCTGTGGTTCCGCTGGGACGAGGCGCTGGCCAGTTCCGACGTGGTGCCCTTCGCGTGGTCGGTGCTGCGCGCGAGCGTCATGGCCCGGGCCCGCCACACCGACGGCCACCCCGAGCTCACCCGCACCGCCTTCGACACCGTCGCCCTGAGCCTGCTGTCGACGCCGACGGCGCGGTTCGCGCAGATCGAGGAGTCGATGGCCCTCTTCAGGGCCATCAGCCGGCTGCCCGCCCACCAGCTGGACGTCATGGTCCTCACGTATCTGCGCGGCATGGACCACGCGGCCGTGGCCGACGTCCTGGGCGTCCCGATCGCCTCGGTCCACACGGCCGACCGCTACGCCCGCAAGACGCTGAGCGCAGCTCTCCACCCCCAGAACGACCTGGGAGAGACCCCGGAATGA
- a CDS encoding alpha/beta hydrolase family protein, translated as MRWRGRGGVSAGLMSVPASVVASVVASTLVFVLVFVLVALAGCAGGEREGAAPTAPPTTGRSQATSPDPPRTEASPTPTPTPVNPVSIPGLIARPHTGSDLRLGAVLARAAAYTSHAVTYESDGLTISGIMNIPEGEGPFPALVLAHGYIDPAVYTTGRGLAREQDLLAREGYVVLHTDSRNHAGSDDDPDNDVNLRLGYTEDVIGAALALRDSGRPEIDGDRIGLLGRSMGGGVVYNTLVVAPGLFDAAVVFAPVSSRPAENIDHFQRPDGDPVVAEIEAAHGTPASNPAFWREISPLTYVDRVTEPLLIHHGTADTTCPLVWSERTTADFEAAGKDVRLIKYSGEGHTFGPQWPTSMRRTLAFFDEHLR; from the coding sequence ATGCGGTGGCGAGGCCGGGGCGGTGTCTCCGCCGGGCTGATGTCGGTGCCGGCGTCGGTGGTGGCGTCCGTGGTGGCGTCGACCCTGGTGTTCGTACTGGTGTTCGTGCTGGTGGCTCTGGCCGGCTGTGCCGGAGGGGAGCGCGAGGGTGCCGCCCCCACGGCGCCGCCGACCACGGGCCGGTCCCAGGCGACGAGTCCCGATCCACCTCGTACGGAGGCGTCCCCCACCCCCACCCCGACGCCCGTGAACCCGGTCTCGATCCCGGGCCTGATCGCCCGCCCCCACACCGGCTCCGACCTGCGCCTGGGCGCCGTACTGGCCCGTGCCGCCGCGTACACCAGCCACGCCGTCACGTACGAGTCCGACGGTCTGACCATCTCGGGGATCATGAACATCCCCGAGGGCGAGGGCCCCTTCCCGGCGCTGGTGCTGGCGCACGGGTACATCGACCCCGCCGTGTACACCACGGGGCGCGGGCTGGCCCGGGAGCAGGATCTGCTGGCCCGCGAGGGTTATGTCGTCCTGCACACCGACTCCCGCAACCACGCCGGCTCCGACGACGACCCCGACAACGACGTGAACCTCCGCCTCGGCTACACGGAGGACGTCATCGGCGCGGCCCTGGCGCTGCGCGACTCCGGGCGCCCGGAGATCGACGGTGACCGGATCGGTCTGCTCGGGCGGTCGATGGGCGGAGGCGTCGTCTACAACACGCTGGTGGTGGCCCCGGGGCTGTTCGACGCGGCCGTGGTCTTCGCCCCCGTCAGCTCCCGCCCCGCCGAGAACATCGACCACTTCCAGCGCCCCGACGGCGACCCGGTCGTCGCGGAGATCGAGGCCGCGCACGGCACACCCGCGTCGAACCCCGCCTTCTGGCGCGAGATCTCGCCCCTCACCTACGTCGACCGCGTCACCGAGCCGCTCCTCATCCACCACGGCACCGCCGACACCACCTGCCCCCTCGTCTGGTCGGAGCGGACCACGGCCGACTTCGAGGCGGCCGGCAAGGACGTACGCCTGATCAAGTACTCAGGCGAGGGCCACACCTTCGGCCCCCAGTGGCCCACGTCCATGCGCCGCACCCTGGCGTTCTTCGACGAACACCTCCGCTGA